In Paenibacillus sp. G2S3, a single window of DNA contains:
- a CDS encoding HlyD family efflux transporter periplasmic adaptor subunit encodes MKIKAGLYIGIAIVLIVGGALLAVKGKDAVSQAESRKQGILDAEQKTIFYQNSPGAIVEVGVAVGDSIKQGEVLFKVKSAEEGEIVVLAPEDGSVNRIVVKPGDQVQQGMPMAVLQKNNFYTDLYIQESEIQKLEVNQSIGVHFPYLDHPAEVTGIVTSIAAAPQFASLRMSREKGQADLSMFLVRIAMDANAELLPGMTAEVKLDEITD; translated from the coding sequence ATGAAGATAAAAGCAGGTTTATATATAGGAATTGCTATTGTGTTGATCGTTGGTGGGGCGCTTCTTGCTGTAAAAGGAAAGGATGCTGTCAGTCAGGCTGAGAGCAGGAAACAAGGGATTCTTGATGCGGAGCAAAAGACTATATTTTATCAGAACAGTCCAGGTGCAATTGTTGAGGTCGGTGTGGCTGTAGGTGATTCTATTAAGCAGGGAGAGGTACTGTTCAAGGTTAAATCCGCTGAAGAAGGAGAAATAGTTGTACTCGCGCCGGAGGACGGATCGGTCAACAGGATTGTTGTAAAGCCGGGAGATCAAGTACAGCAAGGAATGCCAATGGCGGTTTTGCAAAAAAACAACTTTTATACAGACCTCTACATACAGGAAAGTGAAATTCAAAAGCTAGAGGTGAATCAAAGTATTGGCGTTCATTTTCCGTATTTGGACCATCCAGCCGAGGTGACGGGTATCGTTACTTCCATCGCAGCCGCCCCTCAATTTGCAAGCTTACGCATGTCACGTGAAAAAGGGCAAGCTGATTTAAGCATGTTTCTTGTCCGTATAGCTATGGATGCGAATGCTGAGTTGCTTCCGGGGATGACAGCGGAGGTGAAGCTCGATGAAATCACTGATTGA
- a CDS encoding ABC transporter permease yields MKSLIDEWKYVAGSKYLRLIFIGPLIAAIFFGLMFSKNQISESHVVVIDEDHSSYSRQLISKINASPYMKVTNVYSSRLNPETLLANEQAVAVITLPKALEQHQQQGISTNIGIFMDNTMPSGLTGIRTAIQEVIQTENMTLSMTRLLQKGMDAETSKGLASPLSLQQRMLFNPTTSYVSFMVIGFVNIVVLMITTSAAGSIVPRLRLEGKLFANGKSPLQIWMRSVPYAVLTTLSLLLCYGLLKQVGGMRFEAEPYLFVIPLLLYAFALSLMGLLIGYTAKDVSKVNLRTNFVLYPSFLATGIQLSPLAFPEFFQISAWVLPMNWLNRLIRGMAYRDGALTAYSQELGALLIIIGVVSLFIGLLVIREAKKPEVQLSKSVPASVI; encoded by the coding sequence ATGAAATCACTGATTGACGAGTGGAAGTACGTGGCGGGCAGTAAGTATTTACGCCTGATTTTTATTGGTCCGCTTATCGCGGCTATATTTTTTGGCTTGATGTTCTCGAAGAATCAAATCAGCGAATCGCATGTTGTAGTCATTGATGAGGATCACAGCTCGTATTCACGACAGCTGATCTCTAAAATAAATGCTTCTCCATATATGAAGGTAACCAATGTATACTCCAGTCGCCTGAATCCAGAAACATTATTGGCAAATGAGCAGGCTGTCGCGGTCATCACCCTTCCCAAAGCGTTAGAGCAACATCAGCAGCAGGGGATATCAACGAATATCGGCATCTTCATGGATAACACCATGCCATCAGGGCTAACCGGCATCCGAACTGCGATTCAGGAAGTCATCCAGACGGAAAATATGACTCTTTCTATGACCCGTCTCCTTCAAAAGGGGATGGATGCCGAAACCTCTAAAGGGCTTGCTTCGCCGTTGTCCCTGCAGCAGCGGATGTTGTTTAATCCGACCACAAGTTATGTGAGCTTTATGGTCATTGGATTTGTGAATATTGTGGTGCTGATGATTACAACAAGCGCAGCTGGCTCGATTGTCCCTCGCTTGCGGCTGGAAGGGAAGCTCTTTGCAAACGGCAAGTCGCCTTTGCAGATTTGGATGCGTAGCGTACCTTACGCTGTCTTGACCACCCTTTCGCTGCTCCTATGTTATGGCTTATTAAAGCAGGTAGGGGGAATGCGCTTTGAAGCAGAGCCTTATCTGTTTGTCATTCCGCTGCTGCTGTATGCTTTTGCCTTGTCACTTATGGGCCTACTGATTGGCTATACTGCCAAAGACGTATCCAAAGTTAATTTACGAACCAATTTCGTATTGTATCCGTCGTTTCTGGCCACTGGAATCCAACTGAGTCCATTAGCGTTTCCGGAGTTTTTTCAAATTTCCGCATGGGTATTACCGATGAACTGGCTGAATCGCCTCATACGCGGGATGGCTTATCGGGATGGGGCGCTAACAGCCTACAGTCAGGAGCTGGGAGCACTGCTGATCATTATTGGCGTTGTATCCTTATTCATCGGATTGCTGGTGATCAGGGAAGCGAAGAAACCCGAGGTTCAGCTCTCGAAATCAGTCCCAGCTTCAGTAATCTAA
- a CDS encoding NAD(P)H-dependent oxidoreductase: MNVLIIFDHPYGASASENVPHQRSYSAALLASVMRGLTTKGHSIDLIDLHADGFNPVMSYEELAAWRQKKTIDPLVVNYQQRLMAADHIVFLFPIWWEAMPALTKGFLDKVFAKGIVYEEIKPGRPFKCLLTNLKGVSLLTVMNTPDFFYRWIFGNPITKILFRGTFRKMGIRKNLRWYNYAGMSDRSLEERVKHLNNTEQRFARLE; this comes from the coding sequence ATGAATGTCTTAATTATTTTTGATCATCCCTACGGAGCATCAGCATCCGAGAATGTCCCACATCAGCGAAGCTATTCCGCAGCCCTGCTAGCCTCCGTGATGCGAGGTCTTACCACTAAAGGCCATTCGATCGATCTTATCGATTTGCATGCCGATGGATTTAATCCAGTCATGTCGTACGAAGAACTTGCTGCTTGGCGACAAAAGAAAACTATTGACCCTCTAGTCGTCAATTATCAGCAGCGGCTTATGGCAGCAGATCATATCGTCTTCCTATTCCCCATTTGGTGGGAGGCCATGCCCGCTCTTACCAAAGGCTTTCTTGATAAGGTATTTGCAAAAGGCATTGTCTACGAAGAAATCAAACCTGGACGGCCCTTCAAGTGCTTGCTCACGAATCTTAAAGGAGTATCCCTGCTGACCGTTATGAACACTCCCGACTTCTTTTATCGCTGGATTTTTGGCAACCCCATCACCAAAATCCTGTTCAGAGGAACCTTTCGCAAAATGGGAATACGGAAGAACCTCCGTTGGTATAATTATGCCGGGATGTCAGATCGCAGCTTAGAAGAGCGGGTGAAGCATCTTAATAACACAGAACAACGTTTTGCACGACTAGAGTAG
- a CDS encoding MarR family transcriptional regulator, which translates to MTHSFENLPNKDILIKKLIEMIPQLQKRFQSEDDEEKEWLLQNCSNPLIIDFLQDSTVMMLHVIDAIGQLEPVNGTTISKHFGIPKGSVSKITRKLVQQQIIRTEFLPDNKKEVLFLTTPLGKEIFVLHQALHHQMNKGINRFLQRYNADELLFLIQAFEDTLEASWVHSESVAEEELLNAGESLEGMDNDEMSQIVDMLNQLDTRNLKKAKVILQDVFFTSFE; encoded by the coding sequence GTGACACATTCTTTCGAGAACCTACCGAATAAGGATATTTTGATAAAAAAACTGATAGAGATGATTCCTCAATTACAAAAGCGATTTCAATCAGAGGATGATGAAGAAAAGGAATGGCTGCTCCAGAACTGTAGTAATCCCCTTATCATTGATTTCCTCCAAGACTCCACAGTCATGATGCTGCATGTAATAGATGCGATTGGACAGCTAGAGCCGGTGAATGGCACTACCATTTCGAAGCATTTCGGAATTCCGAAAGGCAGCGTGTCCAAAATCACTAGAAAATTAGTGCAGCAGCAAATTATTCGCACGGAGTTTCTCCCCGACAATAAAAAAGAAGTGCTGTTTCTTACAACACCTCTGGGAAAAGAAATATTCGTTTTGCATCAAGCTCTACATCATCAGATGAATAAAGGGATAAATCGGTTTCTTCAGAGATACAACGCAGATGAATTGTTATTCCTAATCCAAGCGTTCGAAGATACTTTGGAAGCCTCATGGGTTCATTCGGAATCGGTTGCTGAAGAAGAACTATTAAATGCTGGAGAATCTCTTGAGGGAATGGACAACGATGAAATGAGTCAAATCGTAGACATGCTTAACCAATTGGATACACGCAACCTTAAAAAGGCTAAGGTGATTCTCCAAGATGTATTTTTCACCTCTTTTGAGTAG
- a CDS encoding purine/pyrimidine permease, giving the protein MENKRVTNSLSTVQWFIFLLANAVALPIVIGGIFQLSFEQISTLMQRTFFVVGISSFIQGCFGHKYPIADGPAGSWVSIFVILGNLAFIQGLDQMHTLQILEGGLIVAGLLLFVLGTTGLVYRLQFLFTPLVSGSFLFILALQLSGVLVKGMLGLQGTSAEPDVMAALISFFIFGLVIFLSIKGRGWISSYAVLIGIGLGSALFVAFGKVGPTFAASTPILKFPQIFAWGVPQFDLGIVITSLLFTFLLVSNTISSISAVKQVVPVGPKDEKTALSRGIWTGGISHILAALFSTIGVVPLPASAGFMKLTGQKRIRPFLMACLLLTVIALMPSVVNVLALLPAPVASAALLATFVQIIGIAFQSLLREQLDHRRLTILGITLLVSIGLMFLPPAVFQSLPSTLRYICSNGLLVGTILAMLLEQLWKGDKKISQYQKI; this is encoded by the coding sequence ATGGAGAACAAACGTGTTACTAATAGTCTCAGTACTGTACAATGGTTTATTTTTTTGCTAGCCAATGCAGTGGCTCTGCCCATTGTCATTGGAGGTATTTTTCAATTGTCGTTTGAACAAATTTCAACCTTAATGCAACGGACATTTTTCGTTGTAGGAATCAGTTCGTTTATTCAGGGATGCTTCGGACATAAATACCCTATTGCAGATGGACCTGCGGGATCATGGGTAAGTATCTTTGTCATATTAGGCAACTTAGCCTTCATTCAAGGGTTAGATCAGATGCACACATTACAAATTCTAGAAGGAGGATTAATCGTAGCCGGTCTTCTTCTCTTCGTATTAGGAACTACAGGGCTAGTTTATAGGCTTCAATTTTTATTTACACCCTTAGTTTCGGGTTCATTTTTGTTCATTCTCGCCTTGCAATTAAGTGGTGTATTAGTCAAGGGCATGCTTGGATTACAGGGAACAAGCGCCGAACCAGATGTTATGGCAGCACTCATATCCTTTTTTATTTTTGGACTTGTTATTTTTCTCTCTATTAAAGGAAGAGGATGGATTAGTAGTTACGCCGTACTGATTGGAATCGGCTTGGGTTCGGCATTATTTGTAGCATTCGGGAAAGTGGGGCCAACATTTGCAGCTTCAACTCCCATCTTGAAGTTCCCTCAAATTTTTGCTTGGGGAGTACCTCAATTTGATCTAGGGATCGTAATTACCTCACTGTTGTTTACGTTTCTGTTAGTATCCAATACAATTTCTTCCATTTCCGCTGTAAAACAAGTAGTTCCGGTTGGACCGAAAGATGAAAAAACAGCATTAAGTCGAGGGATTTGGACGGGAGGGATCTCTCATATACTAGCCGCCTTATTCTCAACGATAGGCGTTGTTCCATTGCCAGCCTCGGCGGGCTTTATGAAATTAACGGGGCAAAAGCGAATTCGGCCATTTCTTATGGCCTGTCTGTTACTAACCGTAATCGCGCTTATGCCGTCTGTTGTCAATGTGCTAGCGTTACTTCCAGCGCCAGTAGCCAGTGCAGCACTTCTAGCTACTTTTGTACAAATCATAGGGATTGCATTCCAATCCTTGTTGCGGGAACAGCTTGATCATCGCCGATTAACGATACTAGGAATAACGTTGTTGGTGAGCATCGGACTTATGTTTTTGCCTCCAGCGGTATTTCAGAGTCTTCCTTCCACACTTCGATATATTTGCAGTAATGGTCTGCTTGTCGGCACTATACTGGCCATGCTTTTAGAGCAATTGTGGAAAGGTGATAAGAAAATAAGCCAATATCAAAAAATATAA
- the cynS gene encoding cyanase, translating to MNRKEATQQILDAKFAKGLTWGEIAKESEHSESWVVTALLGQATMTRNEADKMGKLLELDEQVVQALTQIPHRGDVIDMPPTDPGLYRLYEMLLVYGPTIRELVLEKLGEGIMSAIDFQFDVQKQEDPNGDRIILTMNGKFLPYRKW from the coding sequence ATGAATAGAAAAGAAGCGACACAACAGATATTGGACGCTAAATTTGCAAAAGGATTAACTTGGGGCGAAATCGCAAAGGAAAGTGAGCATTCAGAGAGCTGGGTTGTAACTGCACTGTTGGGCCAAGCGACAATGACGCGTAATGAAGCAGATAAAATGGGGAAATTGCTTGAACTCGACGAACAAGTGGTTCAAGCACTCACACAAATCCCACACCGTGGCGATGTCATCGATATGCCGCCTACAGATCCAGGATTGTATCGCCTATACGAAATGCTGCTTGTATACGGTCCAACGATTAGAGAACTTGTTTTGGAGAAGCTTGGCGAAGGTATCATGAGCGCAATCGATTTCCAATTCGATGTACAAAAGCAAGAAGATCCGAACGGTGACCGCATCATTCTGACGATGAACGGAAAGTTTTTGCCATATCGCAAATGGTAA
- a CDS encoding carbonic anhydrase has translation MLLQEILEYNDQFVEDKEYLPYEGTKFPKKRMIIVTCMDARLIELLPKALNIHNGDAKVIKTAGGTITHAFGSIMRSIVTAVYELNAEEIYIIGHHNCGMSQSNPEGTLQKIMDRGVATPEILSSLEYAGIDLHKWLFGFTNVVDSIKGNIDLVRNHPLIPKEVAVHGLVIAPDTGKLDLIVNGYEQVTGHDKH, from the coding sequence ATGCTATTACAAGAAATTTTGGAGTATAACGATCAGTTCGTAGAAGACAAGGAGTATCTACCTTATGAGGGAACGAAGTTTCCTAAAAAACGCATGATTATCGTAACGTGCATGGATGCTCGACTGATTGAGCTGCTGCCTAAAGCTCTAAATATACACAATGGGGATGCCAAAGTCATCAAAACAGCAGGTGGAACGATTACCCATGCATTTGGAAGCATCATGCGCAGTATCGTAACGGCTGTCTACGAACTGAATGCGGAAGAAATTTATATCATCGGTCACCACAATTGTGGCATGAGTCAAAGTAACCCTGAAGGAACACTTCAAAAAATAATGGATCGCGGAGTCGCGACACCAGAAATTCTTTCTTCACTTGAATATGCAGGTATCGATCTTCATAAATGGTTGTTCGGCTTTACGAATGTCGTAGATTCGATTAAAGGAAACATAGATCTGGTACGAAATCATCCGCTCATTCCGAAAGAGGTAGCTGTTCATGGTCTGGTGATAGCACCAGACACTGGTAAACTCGATCTGATTGTAAATGGATATGAACAAGTAACAGGCCACGACAAGCACTAA
- a CDS encoding Lrp/AsnC family transcriptional regulator yields the protein MTKGLIFIFDHIDFAILALLKENSRIQWKDIGQKIHMTGQAVGNRIRRLEDLGVIEQYTIVTNKAKLGLSITAFITFFVESANHPLFQKFVMAEDAITEVHRISGEGCYVLTGHFASNEELEAFLAQLLNHGNYRVSLSIGKIKS from the coding sequence ATGACGAAAGGATTGATTTTTATTTTTGATCATATCGATTTTGCGATACTAGCATTACTAAAAGAAAACTCCAGAATTCAGTGGAAGGATATCGGCCAAAAGATACATATGACCGGCCAAGCCGTCGGAAATCGCATTAGGCGTTTAGAAGATTTGGGGGTTATCGAGCAATATACGATCGTTACTAATAAAGCAAAGCTAGGTCTGTCTATCACAGCCTTTATTACATTTTTTGTGGAATCAGCCAATCATCCTTTATTCCAGAAGTTCGTGATGGCAGAGGATGCTATCACCGAAGTGCATCGAATTAGCGGAGAAGGATGTTATGTGTTAACCGGACATTTTGCTTCTAATGAGGAGCTTGAGGCATTTCTGGCTCAACTTTTGAATCATGGTAATTATCGAGTGAGTCTATCCATCGGAAAAATAAAATCTTAA
- a CDS encoding YafY family protein: MKKSERLNDMMRYLNGREFFNLSDLMEKYNISKSTALRDISSLEQLGMPIYSEHGRHGRYGLLKNRLLSPIIFTIDEVYALYFAMLTLESYQSTPFHLSVNKLNEKFEHCLSSTQIHHIHKMKKVLQFEMYQHKHVSRFLDKILASILNECACNIEYTKNNQTKSYPVQFFRISAKFGQWYATGIELNTNTYRVFRCDRITFIEEEERTARYSIEELLNRSLEFYQSENSIHFEVEIAEQAKDIFYKEHYPSMKIEAGPKTVIKGFYNLGEEEFLANYFMRYGQYVRAVKPEGLKQMIQNRIENLLHHYQKL; encoded by the coding sequence ATGAAGAAATCAGAACGATTAAATGACATGATGAGATACTTAAACGGACGAGAGTTTTTTAATCTAAGTGACCTTATGGAGAAATACAATATTTCAAAAAGCACAGCGCTACGTGATATTAGTTCATTAGAACAATTAGGAATGCCTATTTATTCAGAGCATGGCAGACACGGACGTTATGGACTTTTAAAAAATAGATTGTTATCCCCTATTATTTTCACGATAGATGAAGTCTATGCACTGTACTTTGCTATGCTGACGCTAGAATCTTATCAATCTACACCTTTTCATTTAAGTGTTAACAAGCTAAACGAAAAGTTCGAGCACTGTCTATCGAGTACACAAATCCACCACATTCATAAAATGAAAAAGGTTCTGCAATTTGAAATGTATCAGCATAAGCATGTTAGTCGTTTTTTAGATAAAATCCTGGCAAGTATTCTAAATGAATGTGCCTGTAACATTGAATACACAAAAAATAACCAGACAAAAAGCTACCCCGTTCAATTCTTCAGAATTTCCGCGAAGTTTGGTCAATGGTATGCTACTGGAATAGAGTTAAATACGAATACATATAGGGTGTTTAGATGTGATCGAATAACCTTCATTGAAGAAGAGGAACGCACAGCCCGCTATTCTATAGAAGAACTTCTTAATCGTTCCTTAGAATTTTATCAATCCGAGAACAGCATTCACTTTGAAGTTGAGATTGCGGAGCAAGCTAAGGATATTTTTTATAAAGAGCATTATCCCTCTATGAAAATAGAAGCTGGCCCGAAAACAGTCATAAAGGGATTCTATAATCTAGGCGAAGAAGAATTTCTAGCTAATTATTTCATGAGATATGGTCAATATGTTAGAGCGGTGAAGCCTGAAGGCTTGAAACAAATGATTCAGAATAGAATAGAGAATCTCTTACATCATTATCAAAAATTATAA
- a CDS encoding VOC family protein, producing the protein MSTTLEVAIFLSMKGRAKEAIEFYKKHFNAEELLRVTYQQLAERDSSIQLTDENKDYITHSVLLIGKTKLMIAEETMNPSEEYTVGNNTSLCIQSADLEEIEHFYSSLITDEGVKVIVPLSSNVFSKAYGIIEDPFGIQIQLMFDERLH; encoded by the coding sequence ATGAGTACAACACTAGAAGTAGCTATTTTCTTATCGATGAAGGGAAGAGCAAAGGAAGCTATAGAATTTTACAAAAAGCATTTTAATGCAGAGGAATTGTTACGTGTTACCTATCAACAACTAGCAGAACGTGACAGCTCCATACAGCTTACGGATGAAAATAAGGATTATATTACTCACTCTGTCTTGTTAATCGGCAAAACCAAACTAATGATCGCAGAAGAAACCATGAATCCAAGTGAAGAATATACAGTGGGTAATAACACTTCATTATGTATTCAAAGTGCTGACTTAGAGGAAATTGAACACTTCTATAGTAGCTTAATCACAGATGAGGGAGTAAAAGTCATTGTTCCTTTATCTAGTAATGTGTTTAGTAAAGCCTACGGTATCATTGAAGATCCCTTTGGTATTCAAATTCAACTAATGTTTGATGAAAGATTACATTAA
- a CDS encoding TetR/AcrR family transcriptional regulator yields MTKNKLKEVAMRLFGEKGYEGTALSEITKEVGVKTPAIYAFFENKEDLFMTVFREAMQSYNTYIQELSEEQKVLSAQESLRGILSRQYEFYQKSPEASKIVLRYVVFPPAFLKETIEEAFLESDAMLTKIIEQFISKGMEEGVIRDQSVQLLTDAFLNLMDGLSMQYFYYTSKGIYERKLNHAFEMYWKGASS; encoded by the coding sequence TTGACCAAAAACAAGTTGAAAGAAGTAGCGATGCGACTATTCGGAGAGAAGGGTTACGAGGGTACGGCTCTCTCTGAAATTACGAAGGAAGTTGGCGTGAAGACTCCGGCGATCTATGCCTTTTTTGAGAATAAAGAGGATTTGTTTATGACGGTCTTTCGTGAGGCTATGCAGTCCTATAACACTTATATTCAAGAGCTGTCGGAAGAACAGAAAGTACTGAGTGCGCAGGAAAGTCTACGAGGCATATTGTCTAGACAGTATGAGTTCTATCAGAAGAGTCCTGAAGCAAGCAAAATTGTGCTGAGGTATGTGGTCTTCCCACCGGCATTCTTAAAGGAAACGATTGAGGAAGCATTTCTAGAGTCCGACGCGATGCTGACGAAGATCATTGAACAATTCATCTCAAAAGGGATGGAAGAGGGCGTAATTCGCGATCAATCCGTGCAGCTTCTCACAGATGCTTTTCTCAACTTGATGGATGGATTAAGCATGCAGTATTTCTATTACACTTCTAAAGGAATTTATGAGCGTAAGCTAAACCATGCGTTTGAAATGTACTGGAAGGGTGCGTCCTCATAG
- a CDS encoding cytosine permease: protein MAEVSEVKGNELSSGDFEREPVPAHLRKKWLSMSLVWIAIGIDLSAMFLGAQLGNGMNLTDSLTATIIGSLILGVIGALCAYVGAKTGLSTSMISRFLFGNVGARVVAVILGIFSLGWFGVQVGFFASNMQTAFSQLWDIHLSLGVLSFIGGLLMMSTAIWGYQSIERLSTWSVPLLILFIGVAIYSAFHTKGASAVWEPISGAAIPMGTAISLVIGIFIVGTVLSPDIARWARTPKHAITAAFIGFFVGNSFMTIVAIFLSRIMDTDDLTNIFIALGLGLPAIIVLTLAQWTTNTNNLYSASLGFSVVFQKVPKKLITIVAGIFATLLAVLGIYDKFLSFLNIITVFVSPIGGIYTSEFLLVDRKKFTFEGLDRNKNWVIRSLAVWVAATLFAFMTTAAPDGFGWFQITSVPALDAFMFAFIVQWIVGKIMTKKG from the coding sequence ATGGCAGAAGTAAGTGAAGTAAAGGGGAACGAGCTTAGCTCGGGGGATTTTGAGAGAGAGCCGGTTCCAGCGCATTTGCGTAAAAAATGGCTATCTATGTCGCTCGTCTGGATCGCCATCGGGATTGACCTATCAGCGATGTTCTTGGGTGCTCAGCTTGGCAATGGAATGAATCTGACGGATTCACTCACAGCAACAATAATCGGTTCGTTAATCCTAGGGGTGATCGGAGCGTTATGTGCGTATGTAGGGGCGAAAACAGGGTTATCGACATCGATGATCTCTCGGTTTCTATTCGGAAATGTGGGTGCACGTGTCGTAGCGGTTATCCTCGGTATTTTCTCACTCGGTTGGTTTGGGGTGCAGGTCGGGTTCTTCGCTTCGAATATGCAGACTGCTTTTAGTCAATTATGGGATATTCATCTGTCCTTAGGGGTGCTTTCATTCATAGGTGGGCTTCTGATGATGTCGACAGCTATTTGGGGATATCAATCTATTGAACGACTAAGCACCTGGTCCGTACCATTGCTTATTTTGTTTATCGGAGTGGCTATTTATTCCGCGTTCCACACCAAAGGAGCTTCAGCCGTGTGGGAACCGATTAGCGGAGCAGCGATCCCGATGGGGACAGCGATCTCGCTTGTTATTGGTATCTTTATTGTCGGCACGGTGCTTTCACCGGATATCGCTCGTTGGGCGCGCACACCGAAGCATGCTATAACCGCGGCCTTTATCGGCTTTTTTGTGGGTAACAGCTTCATGACGATTGTAGCTATTTTCCTATCTCGAATTATGGACACAGATGATCTGACGAATATTTTCATTGCGCTAGGACTTGGTCTTCCAGCCATTATCGTCTTAACCCTTGCCCAATGGACGACAAACACGAACAATTTATATTCTGCTTCGCTAGGGTTCTCTGTCGTGTTCCAAAAGGTTCCGAAAAAGCTAATTACTATTGTAGCAGGTATCTTTGCTACGTTGCTTGCCGTACTTGGCATCTATGATAAGTTTTTATCTTTCCTAAATATTATTACGGTGTTTGTCTCTCCAATCGGGGGGATCTACACGTCCGAATTTTTGCTTGTAGATCGAAAGAAATTCACTTTTGAGGGTCTGGATCGCAACAAAAACTGGGTGATTCGCTCCTTAGCGGTATGGGTTGCAGCTACGTTGTTCGCTTTTATGACAACCGCAGCGCCAGATGGATTTGGATGGTTCCAAATCACGAGCGTACCGGCACTAGATGCGTTTATGTTCGCCTTTATCGTGCAGTGGATTGTCGGCAAAATCATGACTAAGAAGGGATAA
- a CDS encoding DUF917 domain-containing protein, with protein sequence MMRNHKLTELNEQAVQYIAVGAAVLGTGGGGDPHIGKLMAMEAIRKYGPVRVISPEDLEDDALVVPISMIGAPTVMNEKIPSIQQMIKPLDMIEKELGRKVSAIMPIEVGGGNSLVPVITAAERNIPIVDADAMGRAFPESQMVTFYLDGIDCSPITMADERGNGVLMHAIDGVWEERMARAVTIQMGGSASICDYPVTGAQVKKSAIPHTLTLAYEIGKTLFESKELKQNPIEMLLKQLNGYALFQGKAVDIRRRTEGGFTRGEAIFEGTDAKKGRTMTLFFQNEFLLATEDGHSIAITPDLISVLDQDTGMPITTENLKYGARVSVVGFPCDPKWRSPKGLETVGPQYFGYDAPYVPIEQLAAEKGGAE encoded by the coding sequence ATCATGAGAAATCACAAACTAACAGAATTAAATGAGCAAGCGGTGCAATACATTGCTGTAGGTGCAGCCGTTCTTGGAACAGGTGGGGGCGGTGACCCGCATATTGGTAAATTGATGGCGATGGAAGCCATTCGCAAATACGGTCCTGTTCGTGTAATAAGTCCGGAGGATCTGGAAGACGATGCTTTGGTTGTTCCTATATCCATGATTGGTGCACCTACGGTTATGAATGAGAAGATTCCTTCGATTCAGCAAATGATCAAGCCTTTGGATATGATTGAGAAAGAGCTTGGACGTAAGGTGAGCGCCATTATGCCGATTGAGGTCGGTGGCGGTAACTCATTGGTTCCTGTGATTACGGCTGCGGAACGCAATATTCCTATCGTAGATGCGGATGCCATGGGCCGTGCTTTTCCAGAATCGCAAATGGTGACATTCTACTTGGACGGTATTGACTGTAGTCCGATTACGATGGCAGATGAACGCGGCAACGGTGTACTTATGCATGCGATCGACGGTGTTTGGGAAGAGCGGATGGCGCGTGCGGTTACGATTCAAATGGGCGGATCGGCTTCGATTTGTGATTATCCGGTGACTGGAGCGCAGGTAAAGAAAAGTGCAATTCCGCATACCTTGACGCTTGCGTATGAAATCGGAAAAACATTGTTCGAATCTAAGGAATTGAAGCAGAATCCCATCGAAATGCTGTTGAAGCAGTTGAATGGATATGCTTTGTTCCAAGGGAAGGCAGTAGATATCCGTCGTCGTACAGAAGGCGGATTTACACGCGGTGAAGCGATCTTCGAAGGTACAGATGCTAAAAAGGGACGTACGATGACTTTGTTCTTCCAGAATGAGTTCCTTCTTGCCACAGAAGATGGACATTCAATTGCTATTACTCCTGACCTGATCTCTGTGCTTGACCAGGATACTGGTATGCCAATCACGACTGAGAATTTGAAATACGGTGCCCGGGTGAGTGTGGTTGGTTTCCCTTGTGATCCGAAATGGCGTTCACCAAAGGGCCTCGAGACGGTAGGTCCACAATATTTTGGCTATGATGCACCTTATGTTCCAATTGAACAATTGGCAGCAGAGAAAGGGGGAGCAGAGTAA